CCAGCGCCGCGAGCATTTCGTCGTACACGAGCTTCTGCTTGTCCGGCTGTCGGGCCTGCCGCCGCACTTCGGCGACCCAATACCACGTCTCGATCGCCTTGGGCTTCAACTTCTCGTCCTTCATCCACTCGCCGGCCTTCACTTTCAACCACCCGGCCGCGCCGTCCGCGAGCTTTTCGCCCAACTTCTTCGTCGGCTCGTCCATCGCGCCGGTCAACTCATGGACGGTTGCCGACAACCGGCCGAGGCCGTCGTGCATCAGGTGCGCGGGCACGTCCGTCTCCGCGCAGGTCGTGGCGAGTGCCTTCAGCCCTTCGTCAAAGTTGCCGCCACGGAACGACAGCTGGGCGAGTTGCCGGGCGGCCGTGGTGCAGGGCTCGACGGCCAGGCCCTTACGGTCGACGTTGTAGGTCAGTTCTTGAAGAAGCGCAAGACGGGTCGGCTGATCGTTTTCTTTCACGGCGATGTCGACGAGGTCGAGCCGGGCCATGACGGCCGCGAAATGTTTCGGGTAGCTCGTTACCGCCTTGGTGTAAGCCTTCTTCGCCGGCTTGGTGTCGCCCATGTCGCGGTAGGTCCGGCCGATGAGCAGTGCGGCGATCGGGGCTTCGGGCGAGTCTGGGAAGTAGTCGAGGACCGTCTGGTACCCATCTTTAATCGCGGCGTTCTGCTTTCGCAGCTCGATCTGACAGTGCGACCACTTGAGTTGCGCGTACGGCGCGCCCTCGCTGCGCTCGTACAGCTTGAGGAACTTCTCGTACTCGTCGGCCGCGACCTTCCACTGGTGTTCGCGGTAGAACCGCTCGGCCACGTTGAGCTGATACCGTTCCGCTTCCCGCAGTTTGGCCCAGCGTTCGATGGACATCTCGTCGAGCGGGCCAGCCCAGGCTTGTAAATTAAGAGAGCCGAGGGCGAGCGCGACGAGGACCGTCCGGGTCACGGTTTTTGCGAAATCAGCCACTGGTTATACTCCCGGTGGGCGTAGTAGATGA
This portion of the Fimbriiglobus ruber genome encodes:
- a CDS encoding tetratricopeptide repeat protein — protein: MADFAKTVTRTVLVALALGSLNLQAWAGPLDEMSIERWAKLREAERYQLNVAERFYREHQWKVAADEYEKFLKLYERSEGAPYAQLKWSHCQIELRKQNAAIKDGYQTVLDYFPDSPEAPIAALLIGRTYRDMGDTKPAKKAYTKAVTSYPKHFAAVMARLDLVDIAVKENDQPTRLALLQELTYNVDRKGLAVEPCTTAARQLAQLSFRGGNFDEGLKALATTCAETDVPAHLMHDGLGRLSATVHELTGAMDEPTKKLGEKLADGAAGWLKVKAGEWMKDEKLKPKAIETWYWVAEVRRQARQPDKQKLVYDEMLAALGTSDQLLGHLAQWYKDNKQRALARATYAKFKDAAEGEGQIAYSFSEEQQYDKAVEVYRRLAVRDAKTAPKWLAAAALAYRHAGKPDQAIAVYRELLTADAEHANEWHFQTAETLYYAQRWKDCITAYRGTDRFPHNYLHMAAAHRQLKQYDEAISLYQQVIATSPPHASAALIQIGYTHEQAGRTEPAIKVFKQVCDRFPKTGEGSQAHAHLNDKYKITVTLGGAKD